A genomic region of Magnolia sinica isolate HGM2019 chromosome 6, MsV1, whole genome shotgun sequence contains the following coding sequences:
- the LOC131249015 gene encoding pentatricopeptide repeat-containing protein At1g63080, mitochondrial-like yields the protein MSSRRAAAAAAQKGKTLSSPASIEITISALDSKITENKIPTPTQFNHLVNDLFNSIRAGAFVRLEDAAGLFNRMVRTQPLPSIQTFNRLLTTIAKMKHYSTVISFHREMNWLGIPFDIYSWSILLNCFCRLNGVRSGFAVLSNILKRGHEPNVVTLATFIKGFCMEGRIGEASSFFLKTVEMGYPYNVVSFGILIDGLCKSGKNGMALGLLRKMEKGVGKCSPNLTVYTTIIDSLCKDGLTREALNLFSEMVGKGILPDVFTYSSLIHGLCNLGQWKEAMSLFEEMSNRGISPDVTTFNILVNALCKEGMVKEAHGLLEWMTQRGEEPNVITYNALMDGYCFTGQMDAALKIFDYMVCKGHKPNVVTYAILINGYCKKQMVD from the coding sequence ATGTCGTCGAGAAGAGCTGCCGCTGCCGCTGCTCAAAAGGGTAAAACTCTCTCCTCTCCAGCTTCTATTGAAATTACCATTTctgcccttgattctaaaatcACAGAGAACAAGATCCCGACTCCAACCCAATTCAACCATTTGGTGAATGATCTATTCAATTCGATTCGAGCCGGTGCTTTTGTGAGGTTAGAGGATGCAGCGGGCCTCTTCAATCGTATGGTCCGCACGCAGCCGCTGCCTTCAATCCAGACCTTTAATCGCCTGTTAACTACTATTGCTAAAATGAAACACTATTCGACCGTGATTTCTTTTCATCGGGAGATGAATTGGTTAGGGATCCCATTCGATATCTATAGTTGGAGCATTCTTCTCAATTGTTTCTGCCGCTTGAATGGCGTCCGTTCCGGTTTCGCTGTTCTCAGCAACATCCTGAAACGTGGCCATGAGCCGAACGTTGTGACTCTGGCTACTTTTATTAAGGGGTTTTGTATGGAAGGGCGGATTGGGGAAGCGAGTAGTTTCTTTCTGAAGACGGTAGAAATGGGATATCCTTATAATGTGGTGTCGTTTGGGATACTAATTGACGGTCTTTGCAAGTCGGGGAAGAACGGAATGGCTCTTGGGTTGCTTCGGAAAATGGAGAAGGGAGTGGGTAAATGTAGTCCTAACCTTACTGTTTATACCACAATCATCGACAGTCTATGCAAAGATGGGCTCACAAGGGAGGCGCTTAACCTCTTCTCAGAAATGGTTGGTAAAGGGATTCTGCCGGATGTTTTCACTTATAGTTCTTTAATTCATGGACTATGCAATTTAGGGCAGTGGAAAGAAGCAATGAGTCTGTTTGAGGAAATGTCGAATCGAGGAATCTCACCCGATGTGACAACCTTCAACATACTGGTGAATGCTCTTTGCAAAGAAGGAATGGTTAAAGAAGCCCATGGATTACTAGAATGGATGACCCAGAGAGGTGAGGAGCCTAATGTAATCACGTACAATGCATTGATGGATGGCTACTGTTTTACTGGCCAAATGGATGCCGCCTTAAAGATATTTGATTACATGGTGTGTAAAGGTCATAAGCCTAATGTCGTGACTTATGCCATATTAATCAACGGCTATTGCAAGAAGCAGATGGTAGACTAG